Part of the Dehalococcoidia bacterium genome, TTTAGATTATTGAAAGGATATAAATAAATGGCAAAATATAAAGTAGTTTTTCTAGGTCCAGAGGATGATAATCTGGAATACGAAAAAGCAGAAATGGCAGATTTAGATGTTGAGTTTGTAAAGGCTAATCCACGTTCAGAGGGAGAGGCAATGGAAGTAGTGAAGGATGCTGATGCAATATTAAATAGAGCAGGATGGGGAAGTGAACAATTTATAAAGTCTACAAAAAACTGCAAAGTGCTAGCGGTTTATTCCCATGGATTTAATCATGTAGATGCAGAAGCTGCAACTGAACATGGAATGATGATAACAAATGGAGCAGGAATGTGCGCAGAAGAAGTATCTAATCAGGCTGTAGCTTTTACACTTGCACTAAATAGACAAGTAGTTCAGTATACACTTCAACTAAGAGATGGTGGAAAATGGAATGGTGGAGAATTTAGTCCTATTGAACCTCTTGATGAGCAAACTCTTGGTATTATAGGATTCGGAAATATAGGTAGGCAAATTGCAAGAAAACTTGGAGCATGGAGAATGAATACTCTTGTTTATGATCCGTATTGTCCTCCTTGGTTAATTAAGGAATATGGTGTTGAACAGGTATGGGAACTAAATGATATTTTCAAGAAGTCAGACTATGTCATAGCTATCGTGCCATTAAATCCTGAGACTTATCATATGATTGGCAAAGAACAATTTGATCATATGAAAGAAAGTGCTTACTTTATCAATGTTTGTAGAGGTTCTGTAGTTGACGAAAAAGACTTAATAGAAGCACTAAATAATAAAAAATTCAGAGGAGCTGGTCTGGATGTATTTGAACAGGAACCAGCTGATCCTAATAATCCTCTATTTAGTATGCCAAATGTAATTGTTGCTCCTCACATAGCTGGTCAATCAACAAGATCTGCGTGGTTATCTAGAAGAAGGGCTTCACAACAAGTAGCAGCTGTTCTAAGAGGACAAAGACCTTCAGCATTGCAAAATCCAGCTGTAACATCTAAGTTAGAAATGTTAAGTTCTATGCCAGCCAATGAGCCAAAATTATAGTAAATTTAGTCAATAAACTAACTTAATAATCTTCTATGTAAACCCAAATAATTATTTGGGTTTACAGGAAATAACATGGAGTGGAATCTCTAATTATGGTTAATAAAGAAAATGAAGGTAAAGTAATGACAGTGCTTGGGCCTATTAATCCAATAGAAGTGGGTAACACTACCACACATGACCATGTACTAATTAATTTTCAGGCAATTCTTACCGATCCGTTAAACCCTCTCGACAAAAAATATATGGAAGAAAAAATATCTTTGGAAAATATCGGTTGGGTAAGATTCAATTGGTCATCTTCTAGAGATAATCTAGTTTATGAAGATGAAGAAATAGCTTATGAAGAGCTTGGACATTACAAAAACTCTGGAGGGCAAACTATAGTTGATGTAACTAATATAGGTTTAGGAAGAAATCCAAATAAATTAAGAAATATCAGTAAAAAAACTGGTGTAAATATAGTAATGGGATCTGGGTTTTATGTAGAGCTTGCACAAAAAAAAGGATATGCGAAAGATGGAATTGAATCTATATTTGAAATTATTATGGATGACATAAAATTTGGAGCAGATAAAACAGATATTAGATCAGGTATTATTGGTGAAATTGGGTGTTCTTGGCCGTGGACTGATAATGAAAAACTTTCAATGGAAGCTTCTGTAATGGCACATAAAGAAACTGGACTTCCTTTGTTAATTCATCCTGGAAGAAATGAACTTGCGCCACTTGAAATTATAAATTACATATATAATCTGGGAGCTGACCTTAGTAATGTAGTAATGGGTCACGTAGATAGAACAATTTTTGATTTCAATATCTTAAAAGATACTTCTGAAACAGGTGTTTATATCAACCTTGATTTATGGGGACATGACAGCCCTTTCTATCCTCTTGCACCAGAAGCATATATGCCAGGAGATCATGAAAGATTAGATATGGTTGAATTTCTAATAGAAAATAGTTTTGAAGATAATATTTTATTAGCTCAAGATATTTGTACTAAACATAGACTGAAAAAATTTGGAGGTCATGGTTTTGATCATTTGCTTAAAAGAATTGTTCCATGGATGAAAAGCAGAAATATAGATAAAGAAAATATAGATAAGATGATGATTAAAAATCCTCAAACAATGCTTACAATAAAGTAATGATAAAAAAAATATTTCTAATACTTTTTGTACTATTCAGTTGTTCAAATGAAATAAGTAATCAATCTAATCCTGATAATATTTCTTTATTTGTAATCACTGAAGATATTACTTTAGGTGAAAACAGAGTAGTTTATACAGTTCTTGATAAAGAAGGAAATAATATTTCTGAAAATATGAATTTTAAATTGAAGAAAATAGATGATAGCAAAGAAATGATCATAGATGATTATGAGTTGGTAGACTGGCCTGGAAATAGGAGTGTATTTAAGAGTGATATAGCTTTTGATTCAACAGGTTACTGGGAGATTATTGGTGAATACAAAAAAAGTAATACAAAAGGGGTAATAGAAGTTAAGGAAATCTCTAGCACACTTAATACTGGGGAAAAAGTTTCTTCAATTAAGACCCCAAGTCTAGAAAATAAAAAAATAATAGATTTATCAACAGATATAGAGCCAGACATAAATTTATATTCTCATAGTTTAGATATTGCTTTAGAAAAGAAAGTTCCAATAATTCTTTCTTTTTCTACTCCAGGTTTATGTGTAACTGCTATATGTGCACCTCAGTTAAATGTCCTAAAGGAAATAAGAAGTAATTACCAAGACAAACTTATAGTTATTCATGTAGAAATTTGGGAAAATTTCAAAGAAATTATGAATACTGGCGATTTTTCTGTGGGAAACCTAAACGAATCAGTACAATTGTTTGGAATAACAAGTGAGCCTTGGACTTTCCTGATAAATAATAATGGTTTTGTAGAAAATAGATATCAAGGATTTGTTGACTATAAAGAATTAAAAAAAGACTTGAGTAAAATTAATGTTTATGATCAATAAATCTAAGATTAACGATTCTATGATAAGATTTTTCTGGACTTTCTGAGTTTTTTATTTTTTCAAACTCAACAAAAACTTTATCACCGTTTATCATATGAGATTGAAAATGTGAATATGTATAAGATAAATTTATTGTTTCTAAAGATTGAGCAGGATTAACATAGAATAATTTTGTATTGTCATCTTTATCTATAATTTTAATTTGAGAAACTCTTTTCGGATATCCTAATTTGTAAAGATTATCATGATCTTTTAGATCAGCCCAAATTGACTCTTTATTATCATTTTCAATCAAAATTCCGGGCTGGATAAAAGTAATTCTACCCTCAAAATCATTAGTAGCTGAACATGAGAATAAAAGAATAATAACTAATATAAGAAATTTATTCATCTTCTAACTCAATGAGTAATGCTTTAGCCTTATCTATAAGATGCTGCTTACGTGGATTTTTTGCAATTTCGATAGCTTCTTCAAAATCAAATTTCGCATCTGTTTTGTTACCAATTATTCTATATAATTGTCCTCTTTCAATATAGTAAGCTGGCTGAGATCTATCCATATCAATGGCTTTATTAAGTTCAATCATACCGTTATCAAAATCAAACATATTTACATAATTTTTACCTCTCCAAAAATAAATCGAAGAATCATCAGGTTCAATTTTTATAGCCAAATCAAAAATTTCTTTTGATTGATCATATAGTCCTTTTTGAGTCTTAACTGCACCTAATACAATCAATGCCCTTACATCATTCTGATCAATTTCTAAGGCTCTAGATGAGAATGTTTCTGAAGCATCATAATCTCCTAAATAATATAGAACCAAAGATTTTTTTGATAAATGAGAGGCTATTGAAGAGTTTATAGAAATAGCTTTATCTATATATTCTAATGATTGATCTAAATCATTTTGAAGTAATAATGATTCTGAATATCCTTCCCAAGCTTTAGAAAATTCAGGATCAATAATAACTAGTTTCTCAAATGAATTCTCTGCTTCTTTATATTTACCTTGATTTAAGTACCTATTGCCTCTAATGTATAAATCTAATGAAGCTTCTGGAGAATATGTATATATCTTTGGTTCTAATTCAATATTTTCCTCAAATAAATTACAAGAAAATAAAAATAAAATCAAAGATATAAAAAGTAATAAAGAGAAAATTATAAAACTAAACTTAATTGAATTTCTAAAGTACATATTCATACTACATAAATTAATTTTTGAAGAATTTCTTTTTCACTCTTGCTACCAGATTTTATTTGAATATCCATTTCAAGCAAATTTTCTAAAATTTCTTTCATTCTTTTATTTGAATGTTGTTTGGATTGATTAACTATTTTGTTAAATGCATAAGAAGAACTTACTTGAATTTTCTTTTGTAAATCTTTTAAATTCATTGTGTGATTAAGTTCTTGAGCCATGATAATTAATCTTACTTGCCTGGATAACATCTGTTGTATTGAAAAAAAATTTTGACCACTACCAACCATTACTTGTAATAGCTTACTGGATTTTAATATATTTTTTTCTAATATTGAATCAATAAGTTCAAAGATTGAACTTTCTTTTATCCCTGAGACCATCAATTCAATATCTTCTTCTTCAATAATCTTATCGGGTTTATAATTACTTAGCTTAATCAATTCATTATCTAGATAACGATAGTTACTTCCTATAAGATCAATAAGTTTATTGATCCCTGATTGAGAAATTTTTATATTATAGTGAGATTGTCTTTGAATAATCCAATTCTTTATTTTTTCCCATGATCCTCGTCCTGTTGGTATATTAAACAAAAATACTTCACTTAAATCTGAAATATTTGACACTTTATTGGATTTGAGATTTATTTCTTTGTTTTCAACAAAAATTATTTCGTTGACATTAGGTTTATTTAATGTGGATTCGTAAAAATCTTTCCATTCTTCAGATTTACTAGAAATTATTTTTGATACTAAATCATGAAATACTAAGATCCTTCTTCCTCCAAACAAAGAAATTGTATGAATATATTCCTTGTAGCTATTAAAGGAAATATTGTGTGAATAAATAACATTTAGATCCAAATCTGGATCATTTTTATCACCTATTAATTTTTCGAGTTTTTCTTTTGTTGAAAACTCATCATTCCCATGAAGTAACTTTATCAATACTTAAAAATAATTTGTTGGTATCATTTAAATTAAGAAATTTAATAATTATATTATTACAACTTTATGAGAAATTTCATTCTATTGATACCAAGATTAATTTATTTTGGGAGTCAAATATTAAGAGGCCTATTCGATCCTAAAATACCACTTAAAATAAAATTTGTGATCGTTCTAGCTTTATTTTATATTATTGCTCCCAATGATATATTGAAGGATTTTATACCTGTAATAGGACAAATTGACGATATCATAGTCATAGCACTGACTATGTTGATTTATAAATATCAGACTCTGAAAAATTCATTTAGCAATTATAAAGACGATAAAAATAATGACGATAAAATTGTAGATGGGGAATTTAGAACAGTTGAAGATGAAGATGATGATAAAGAAGATGATTAATAATAAAAGAGTAAATAAGGAATAAGGATAATGGGATTTAAGTGTGGAATAGTGGGATTGCCTAATGTTGGAAAATCTACATTATTTAATGCTCTAACTCAAACTAGTAATGCACAAGCAGAAAACTATCCTTTCTGTACTATAGATCCCAATATAGGAGAAGTTGCAATTCCTGATGATCGCCTAAATAATTTAGCCAAAATAAGTGAATCAGAATCAATTATTCCTACTAAAATGTCCTTCGTTGATATAGCTGGATTAGTAAAAGGAGCTTCAAAAGGTGAGGGATTAGGTAATAAGTTTCTAGGAAATATCAGAGAAATGGATGCAATAGCTTATGTTATAAGGTGTTTTGATGATCCTGATGTTACCCATGTGAACGGATCGATTAATCCAGTTCAAGATAGTGAAATAGTTGAAACTGAATTAATGCTTTCAGATTTAGAAAGTATTGAATCAAGAATTCCTTCAATTAAAAAAAAAGCTAAATCTGGAGATAAAGAAGCTAACGAATTATTACCTATAATAGATGGAATTCATAATCTATTGAGTAATGGTAAACCAGCTAGATTATTAAGTATTCCAGATAGTGAAACTCATAAATTAAAAAGTTTACAATTATTAACAAGTAAACCTGTTCTTTATGTATGTAATGTTTCTGAAGATGATGCAAAAAATGGAAATAAGTACTCAAAATTAATTCAAGAAATAGCTAGTAATGAAGGTGCTCTTTCAATAATTATTTCGGCAAAAATAGAATCTGAAATATCTCAATTAAACGATGAAGAAAAAAAAGAATTCTTAATAGCTTTGGGTTTAGAAAAATCAGGATTGGAGCAAATAATTCAATCAGGATACAAACTTCTGGATCTGATAACTTACTTTACATCTGGACCAAAAGAATCAAGAGCTTGGACTATACCAAAAGGATCTAATGCTCCAAGAGCTGCAAGAGAAATACATACTGATTTCGAAAAAGGATTTATTAGAGCTGAAGTGGTTAGTTACAAAGATTATGTAAGCCTAAGGGGAGAAAAAAAATCTAAAGAAGCTGGAAAAATGAGAGTAGAAGGAAAAGACTATATAGTGAAAGATGGTGACGTCATTTACTTTAGATTTAACATTTAGAAATATTCATTAAAATCATAACTTACTGATATATTATAAATAAATTGATTTATGCAGAAGTTTTTCTACTATCAAGATTTAACATAACATTAGTCTTTGAGTGAATCAAAAAAATCAGGTAAATTATTAAATAAGAATAATTAATATAATGTTAAGTATCTAAATAACATCCTATTTTGAATAAAAACGGAGAAGAAATTGAACGACGAAATTGGGAAAATTCAAAAACCTAAAGCTGAAAAGGTAATGGGTAAAAAAAAGGCTTTCATATGTGTTTTGCTACAAGCACCTCAAGAAGCATCAAAAGAATTACATGACTTAATATTTAAATATTGGGAAGCAGTTGATAAGAATATATCTACTTTGGAAGAAAAAACTGGATTAGTAAAAAAAATATTTGTAGAAGGAATTCCTGGCAAGGGAGAAGATGTAGCTATAAACCTAAAAGAAGCAAGTCTAGGTGCATGGAATATTTCAGAAGAAAGAAGGAAAACCGGTGCAGAGATATCTGAGCTAGAAAATTTAGAAAATTTACAAAAAGTTATTGATTGGTCAAAGTGTTTGAATGTAGGCTTAACAAATAGGTCTGTTGCTGAAAAAATATCTGAAGAGTTAAAGAAAGCATCAGAAGAGAGATATGAACATATAAATAAATCCTTAAGTGAAAACCTTGTAGAAGGTGAATCAGCAATTATCTTTACAGGTAATCAAGATATAAATATACCTGATGATATTGAGAAATTTATTATATCTCCCCCGGAATTAGATCAAGTAGCTCAATGGGTAAAAAATGCGCAAGCAGCTATGGAAGCTGAGTTAAAAAAAGCATATGAATCTCAGGCACCTAATGTTGAAAATAACACTCCTGAAGATAAGAAGGATAATTCTGAAAATTCAGATAGTGGGCTATGGACTCCAAGCTAATTAACCAACAAGGATTAGGTCTATACATTCATATTCCTTTTTGTCATACTAAATGTACTTATTGTGACTTCAATACTTACTCAGGTTTAGAAAACTTAATAAATAATTTCGATAATTCAATAAGTAATGAAATAGAATTTTGGTCACTCAATAAGGATTATATTGTTGAAAGTATTTTTATTGGTGGAGGAACTCCATCATATGTTGAAACCAAAGTCATAGGAAATATTTTAGAAAAAGTGAGAAATAATTTTCATTTATCTAACGATATAGAAATTACACTAGAAATAAATCCTGAAGATGTATCTTATGCAAAGTCAATAAATTGGAAAAGTATGGGTATTAATAGATGCTCTGTAGGGATACAGTCTTTAGATAATGATGAACTTAAGATACTAAACAGAAGGCATGATTCATTACAAGCTTTAGTTGCAATCAGGACTTTATCAGAAGTGTTTGAAAATATTTCTGTTGATTTAATTTATGGACTCCCACTTCAAACTAAAGATTCATATATTAATACTCTAAATCAAATTATTTCAGAAAAAATTAATCATATATCGTGTTATTCTCTTCAAGTTGAAAAAGGTACTATATTAGATCATCAGGTAAAGAATAATAAAATTAATGTTGCCAATGACGATTTATCAGCAGAAATGTATAAAAGTACTCAAATGATCTTAAAGGAAAATAATTTTAATCATTATGAAATTTCCAATTGGTCAAAAGAGAATAAAACCTCAAGACATAACTTAAAATATTGGAGGATGGAACCATACGTAGGAATAGGGCCAGGAGCTCATTCTTTCATAGATAAGAAAAGATTTAGCATACTGAAATCTCCAAAAAAATATGTAGAATTTTTCAAGAATTATAAAAACTCCAAAAGATCAATTAAAGAAAAAATAATCTATCTAGAACAAAATAAAATCTTAGATATTTATGAAGATAATATTAAAGAAAATGAAATTCTAGAATTCTTAATGTTAAGTCTCAGACTTAAGGAGGGAATTAACATATCTAAATTTTATTCTAAATTTAAGTTAGATTTCGAAGATTTATACTTGAGTAAATTAGAATATTTTATCAATGAAAATATTCTGATTAAGAAAAAAGGTAATTATATCCTTAGTGATAAAGGTAAACTATTTGCTAATGAAGTTGCCAGTAATTTCGTATGAGAAAAAAAATCTAATTAGATTTTTTTCTCAACCCATATCTCCAAATCAACATAATATTTGAAGCAACAAAGATTGAACTATAAGTTCCCACAATTACACCTAAAAGTAATACTAATAGAAAATCTCTAAGTGATTGACCACCAAATAATAACATTGCTAGAATAACCATCGAAGTAGTTAAGGATGTACCGAGAGACCTTGTCACTGATTCCATAACAGACTTATTAACAACAGACAAATATTCCATAGATTTGTTCATTGTGATATTTTCCCTAAGTCTATCAAATATCACAATAGTGTCATTAACTGAGTAACCAATTACGGTTAAAATACCCACTATAAAAATTGAATTTACAGTTGATCCAAAGAATTGACTCAATATAATAAACAATCCCATAACTACAAACACATCATGAATAAGAGTTATAATTGCTGAAATTGCATATAAGTATGCTTGGTCAATATTTCTGAATGCATACACTATATAAAGCATCACAAATAAAGAGGATATTAGAACAGCTATAATTGAATTTCTAATAGTATTTTGAGCAACTGAAGAACCTACTGTATTAGTATCTAATGTCACTGGATTATTACCAGTTAACTTTTCAAGTTCTTTATCAACTATTTCTTTTCCATTAACACCAAGGTCAGAAGTTCTGATATAAAATTCATTATTTCCCATAGATTGAACAAGAGTTCCTTTGTAACCAACTTGAGAAAATGTATTAGATATCTGTTCTTGTGATGGAGGATTATCATCCCATCTATAGGTAACAGTTGTTCCAGATGTGAAATCTATACCAAGAGGTAATCCTGGTACAAATAATAAAATTACAGATAAAATCAGCAGGATAAAAGAAAAGTATAGGAAATAAATCTTATTAGTCATAACATTCATTATTTACTCTCCTTTTTTACAGCATTCCTTGCTATTGGCATAAATAGCCCAACCTTAGATATACTCTGATTTCTGGTAATTATTCTTGTTAAGATTCTATTAACTTGAAAACTTGTGATCATACTTAATAAAACTCCTACCCCCAAAGTTAAAGCAAATCCCTGCATAACAGAAGTAGAAAAATTAGAACCAAACCAATATAAAACAATTGCAATAATTAATGTAGAAAAATTACCATCCCTAATTGATGACCAAGCTCTGTCAAAGCCTATTGTTATAGAGTTTAATAAGTTTCTTCCAGATTTAAGTTCTTCTTTTATTCTTTCAGAAATAAGAATATTCGCATCCACAGCAAATCCAATAGATAGAATTAATGCCGCAGCTCCAGATAAAGTTAGAGTAACAGGTAATATTTTAAATATAGCAACTAAAAATAACAGGTAAATAATTAATGTAACGGATGCTATTATCCCGGGAATCTTATAGTAAGAAATCATAAAAAATAGTACTAATATAAAACCAACAATTCCTGCAGTAAGACTTTTAGTTAGCGATTCAGAACCAAGAACTGCGTCAACATTCCGTTCTTGAATTAAATCTAATTTTGCTGGTAAGGCTCCAGATCTTAATTGAACAGCAATTTCTCTTGCTCTTTCTCCATCAATATCTTTACCATAAATATACGCCCTACCACCAGAGATAGCTTTATCGGCTCCAGGTGTTACCAATTCCTCGTTATCTAAATAAATAGCCAGCAAGTCTCCAGTTCGAGATATACGATCTGTTATTTCATAAAAGTTATCAGAACCATCATCATCGAATACTATGTTTACTACAGGTTGAGATAATTCAGCAACTGTTCCAGGAGATGCATCTGTTAGATTCTTAGATTCAATTCCAGTTGCTACCTCATTATAATATTGAGGGTCATAACACTTAACCATTTCCCAAATTTGTGAATCTAATTCTTCAGGTTTATTTTTTCCACATTCTCTTACTCTGAATTCTAATTGTGCGGTAGATCCAATTAATCTTTTAGCTGATTGTATTCCACCACTAACTACAAAAGTTTCTAAATTTCCTTCTGTTTGAAAATTAACTAAATTATAATCCAATTCAGATAAGGAAAGCATTATTTTTTCTCTTTGACTTTCATCACCATAACCATAATTATTAAGTTTCAAATGAAACTCACCGAATTCTTTATTTTCTAAAGATGAGTAAGTTATATCAGATTTTTTTAAAACTGATTCTAGATCCTCTGAGCTTGGAAATTCTAAATCTTCTCCCTCTTCTTTATTTTCAATTCTATTTGGAGAAAAATTTATTTTTATAAGTACTTCAATTTCATTAGATAAGAAACTCTTAAGATTATCAATAATAGATTGACTTAGTGATTCATCTGAATTTAGTTCTAATTCTCCATCAATTGCATTAAGTTCAAAAGAAGTATCAATTAATTCTTCTAATTTGTCTTTAATAACAGTGATGTTTTGGTCATTTCCAGATAAAGAAAAAACTATTTTATCACCTTTCTGAGAAGGAATTTGAACTAAAATTTTATTAGGTGGAGTTCCGAGTAGCTGTACATTAGCTTCACTAACCCCAAACTCGTTTACTCTTTTATCAATAATCTTTCTGACTCCTTGAGCATCCTCCAAGGTAGGTTCTTCTCCTGTTGATGACTCTATAGAGTAAACTAAATGAGTTCCACCTCTCAAGTCTAAGCCTAAAACCATACCTAGAAGATTATCATTATTTCCTCTTTCCCAATCATTTATTTTTATAGGATTTATAGAAATCGCAAGTATAGATAAAATTAAGAATACTACTAGTAATATTATTGCTCTGAATCTCAACAATTTTTTCCTTTTTTACTAAATATCTACAGAAGCCTCATCAATTGAACTATCTGATTTAATTTTTGATAATTGTATTTTTTTTTCTATTACTTCATCTACAATCTTATCTTGAGATGAAGCCTTAGTTTTATTTACTAAAATTTTATATCCTATATCATGCCAATGAACATCATTGGGTGTAATACCAGATTTGTGTAAATCTTCATGACTTTTAAGATGATCAAGATATACTATACCATTAAGGTGATCGATCTCGTGTTCAATAGCTTGGGATAATAGATCAGTTGCAGATAACTTTATTTTTGCTTTATTTTTATCTATATATGATGCATCAATACTAATCGATCTTTCTATTATTCCTGTGAAGCCAGGTACACTTAAGCATCCTTCTTCAACATTTCTTTTTCCATAAGAATTTTCAATCTTAGGATTAAACATAATCATAGGTTCATTTTCAGGGATTTGAATTGTAATTAGTTTGAGTAATTTACCAACTTGAGGTGCAGCTAATCCAATTCCTTTAGCTGAGCGCATTGTCTCCAACATATTAAAGCCGAGTTCTGTAACCTCTTTGTTTATTTCTTTTATTTCTTTTGACTGCTGTCTTAAAATTGGATCTGGAAATACTCTGATAGGTAAGATTGTCATATTTAACCCTCTATCTGGCTTCTTTAATTCTAGCCTTTTTACCAGTTAAATCTCTTAAATAGTAGAGTTTTGATTTTCTAACTTTACCTTTTCTGATAACTTTAACTGATTCTATTGAAGGAGAACTGATAGGAACTGTCCTTTCTACTCCAACTCCAGACGATATTCTTCTAACAGTAAAAGTTTTACCAGGCAAAACTTTATTCCCATTAATATGACTTCCTCTAATGACATTCCCTTGAAAAGACTGAACCCTTTCTCTATCACCCTCTTTGATTAAGAGATTTAATATAACAGTATCTCCACTCGAGAAAGAATCGATACTGTTATTTGAAGGTACTTTGCCTAAATAGTCTAATATTTCTTCAGCTTTTGGCTCTTCTGCTGGAGTTTCCTCAGCTTTTGGCTCTTCTTGGTTTTTTTCTTCTTCA contains:
- the def gene encoding peptide deformylase: MTILPIRVFPDPILRQQSKEIKEINKEVTELGFNMLETMRSAKGIGLAAPQVGKLLKLITIQIPENEPMIMFNPKIENSYGKRNVEEGCLSVPGFTGIIERSISIDASYIDKNKAKIKLSATDLLSQAIEHEIDHLNGIVYLDHLKSHEDLHKSGITPNDVHWHDIGYKILVNKTKASSQDKIVDEVIEKKIQLSKIKSDSSIDEASVDI
- the rplS gene encoding 50S ribosomal protein L19, producing MTEEEKNQEEPKAEETPAEEPKAEEILDYLGKVPSNNSIDSFSSGDTVILNLLIKEGDRERVQSFQGNVIRGSHINGNKVLPGKTFTVRRISSGVGVERTVPISSPSIESVKVIRKGKVRKSKLYYLRDLTGKKARIKEAR